A genomic segment from Parolsenella catena encodes:
- a CDS encoding shikimate kinase — protein MDEARRDRNRAHHGCDHVFFIGFLGAGKTTVARNLGNMFHRSFVDVDHMVERDLHASVARIFETRGEQAFRVAETRSLESLRRRRSLLVSCGGGIIESERNAVLMHEMGSVVFLDGTLEDSLRQIRRPEKRPDLGDLAHARELYAHRRPLYEAACDYRVIISGKTFEQVAYDVGELLWERGLL, from the coding sequence ATGGACGAGGCACGTCGCGATCGCAACCGGGCACACCACGGCTGCGACCACGTCTTCTTCATCGGCTTCCTCGGCGCCGGCAAGACGACGGTCGCCCGCAACCTCGGCAACATGTTCCACCGCTCGTTCGTCGACGTGGACCACATGGTCGAGCGCGACCTTCACGCCAGTGTGGCCCGCATCTTCGAGACGCGTGGGGAGCAGGCGTTCCGCGTGGCGGAGACCCGCTCGCTCGAGAGCCTGCGTCGGCGCCGCAGCCTGCTCGTGAGCTGTGGCGGCGGCATCATCGAGAGCGAGCGCAACGCCGTCCTCATGCACGAGATGGGTAGCGTCGTCTTTCTCGACGGCACGCTTGAGGACTCACTGCGCCAGATCCGTCGCCCAGAGAAGCGCCCGGACCTGGGGGACCTCGCCCACGCGCGCGAGCTCTACGCCCATCGCAGGCCCCTGTACGAGGCTGCGTGCGACTATCGCGTCATCATCTCTGGTAAGACGTTCGAGCAGGTTGCCTATGACGTGGGTGAGCTGCTCTGGGAAAGGGGACTGCTATGA
- a CDS encoding AI-2E family transporter, translated as MTTGRKTPVERKAAYESARLVGARAWAFVGCALAFVIALVALGSVESAVQCVLVGAVVGFICSSMTNWLERHGVGRALGALIALVVVIAVFVGLMLWLLPLFVSQLMQLLERLPGLLAQAQGAVQSLFAAFGSERTAEISRSVQGLVGTLSDVGTTLTRQLASWLSTALVPNVMALANDFVMFFLGLVMAYWFAKDYPAIMRELGVIAGPRHDDDLALLVAVLGRSVGGYMRSIVITSVLNGVLAFAGFALCGHPYAGLMGIIVGLLHFVPVVGPAVSALTATLAALFAGPAVALWTMAVAVVAQNVVDNLVSPLVMQSAVKIHPAMSLVGITMGASLGGALGMALAVPLTAAVKGAFVYYFESKTGRQLVSFDGAFFKGTPYHHADGSPVPSFDALDDDTFLADSRLVEADGIADAQAEESPEHEATLADKIRETLVGGDGPKAS; from the coding sequence GTGACGACCGGCCGCAAGACACCCGTCGAGAGGAAGGCGGCCTACGAGTCCGCCCGTCTCGTGGGCGCCCGCGCCTGGGCGTTCGTGGGATGTGCGCTCGCGTTCGTGATCGCGCTCGTTGCGCTGGGCTCGGTGGAGTCCGCCGTGCAGTGCGTGCTCGTGGGCGCCGTCGTGGGATTCATCTGCAGCTCCATGACCAACTGGCTCGAGCGCCACGGCGTGGGGCGAGCGCTTGGCGCGCTCATCGCGCTCGTGGTGGTCATCGCCGTGTTCGTGGGCCTCATGCTGTGGCTGCTGCCGCTGTTCGTGAGCCAGCTCATGCAGCTGCTCGAGCGCCTGCCGGGGCTTCTCGCCCAGGCGCAGGGCGCCGTGCAGTCGCTGTTCGCCGCGTTTGGATCCGAGAGGACGGCAGAGATCTCGCGCAGCGTGCAGGGCCTGGTGGGCACGCTCTCAGATGTGGGTACTACGCTTACGCGCCAGCTCGCGAGCTGGCTGTCCACGGCGCTCGTGCCCAACGTCATGGCGCTCGCCAACGACTTCGTGATGTTCTTCCTGGGCCTTGTCATGGCCTACTGGTTTGCCAAGGACTATCCGGCGATCATGCGAGAGCTGGGCGTCATCGCAGGGCCGCGCCACGACGATGACCTTGCGCTGCTCGTGGCCGTTCTCGGCCGCTCGGTGGGCGGCTACATGAGAAGCATCGTGATCACGAGCGTGCTCAACGGCGTGCTGGCGTTCGCGGGCTTTGCGCTGTGCGGCCATCCCTATGCCGGCCTTATGGGCATCATCGTGGGGCTGCTGCACTTTGTGCCGGTTGTGGGGCCCGCGGTGTCCGCGCTCACGGCCACGCTCGCGGCGCTGTTCGCTGGGCCTGCCGTGGCGCTATGGACGATGGCGGTTGCCGTGGTGGCGCAAAACGTGGTCGACAACCTTGTGAGCCCGCTCGTGATGCAGAGCGCCGTTAAGATCCATCCGGCCATGAGCCTCGTGGGCATAACCATGGGCGCGAGCCTTGGCGGTGCGCTTGGCATGGCACTTGCTGTGCCGCTCACGGCGGCCGTCAAGGGCGCGTTCGTCTACTACTTCGAGAGCAAGACGGGCAGACAGCTCGTGAGCTTTGACGGGGCGTTCTTCAAGGGCACGCCCTACCACCACGCTGACGGCTCGCCCGTGCCCTCCTTCGACGCGCTTGATGACGACACGTTCCTCGCGGACTCGCGCCTGGTTGAGGCCGATGGCATTGCCGACGCCCAAGCCGAGGAGAGCCCCGAGCATGAGGCAACCCTTGCCGACAAGATCCGCGAGACGCTCGTTGGCGGCGACGGTCCCAAGGCGTCGTAG
- a CDS encoding replication-associated recombination protein A, translating to MDNLFSEVERYKRNMNAPLAVRMRPQTLPEYVGQAQAVGPDSWLRRAIEHDVLSSVILYGPAGTGKTTLARIIANTTHAEFTEVSAVTGTVKDLRREIDAAESRLMARGMRTILFVDEIHRFSRSQQDALLHAVEDRIVILIGATTENPYFEVNSALISRSRVVELQPLGDGDIATLVRRACDSPHGLGGAFALADDACDEIVQLAGGDARSALTSLELASQMALPAGAKVGLDGSVTLADGSTLGDGTDAPLPITRENVLEANPRRGLPYDKSGDMHYDIISAFIKSMRGSDPDAVLYWLARMIDAGEDPKFIARRIMIHASEDVGNADPQALLIAHAAFKSAEVIGYPECRINLAQAALYVCLAPKSNAAEAGIDAALDEVRHGPRRDVPNHLRDRHRPGSDAYGPYLYPHDFPEGWVDQQYLPDGLERGAFFHPSGRGWEAWRLDSTRRDRPQS from the coding sequence ATGGATAACCTGTTTTCAGAAGTCGAGCGCTACAAGCGCAACATGAACGCGCCGCTGGCCGTGCGCATGCGCCCGCAGACCCTCCCCGAGTACGTGGGCCAGGCGCAGGCCGTTGGCCCGGACTCTTGGCTGCGGCGCGCCATCGAGCACGACGTGCTCTCGAGCGTGATCCTCTACGGGCCGGCCGGCACGGGCAAGACCACGCTCGCGCGCATCATCGCCAACACCACGCACGCCGAGTTCACCGAGGTCTCGGCCGTCACGGGCACCGTCAAGGACCTGCGCCGAGAGATTGACGCCGCAGAGAGCCGTCTCATGGCCCGCGGCATGCGCACGATCCTGTTCGTGGACGAGATTCACCGATTCAGCCGCTCGCAGCAAGACGCGCTGCTTCACGCCGTGGAGGATCGCATCGTCATCCTCATCGGCGCCACGACGGAGAATCCCTACTTCGAGGTCAACTCGGCGCTCATCTCGCGCAGCCGCGTCGTGGAGCTGCAGCCGTTGGGAGATGGCGACATCGCCACGCTCGTGCGCCGTGCCTGCGACTCGCCGCACGGCCTGGGCGGCGCGTTCGCCCTCGCCGACGATGCCTGCGACGAGATCGTGCAGCTTGCCGGCGGAGACGCCCGCTCGGCGCTCACGAGCCTCGAGCTCGCGAGCCAGATGGCGCTGCCGGCCGGTGCCAAGGTGGGCCTGGACGGCTCGGTGACGCTCGCGGACGGCTCCACGCTCGGCGACGGCACGGACGCTCCGCTGCCTATCACGCGCGAGAACGTGCTGGAGGCAAACCCCCGCCGCGGGCTTCCGTACGACAAGTCCGGCGACATGCACTACGACATCATCTCGGCTTTCATCAAGTCCATGCGCGGCAGCGACCCAGACGCCGTGCTCTACTGGCTCGCGCGCATGATCGACGCGGGCGAGGACCCCAAGTTCATCGCCCGGCGCATCATGATCCACGCGAGCGAGGACGTGGGCAACGCGGACCCGCAGGCGCTGCTCATCGCGCACGCCGCGTTCAAGTCAGCCGAGGTCATCGGCTATCCGGAGTGCCGCATCAACCTGGCGCAGGCAGCGCTGTACGTATGCCTGGCTCCCAAGAGCAACGCCGCCGAGGCCGGCATCGACGCCGCGCTGGACGAGGTGCGCCACGGGCCGCGCCGAGACGTCCCCAACCACCTGAGGGACCGCCATCGTCCCGGCTCGGACGCCTATGGCCCCTACCTCTACCCGCATGACTTCCCCGAGGGCTGGGTGGATCAGCAGTACCTGCCCGACGGCCTGGAGCGCGGGGCGTTCTTCCACCCGAGCGGGCGGGGCTGGGAGGCCTGGCGCCTGGACTCCACGCGCCGTGACCGCCCGCAGTCCTAG
- a CDS encoding SigB/SigF/SigG family RNA polymerase sigma factor: MPNESTELTAEQRAEARRAAAAATRDLPGTPKGKLAWDKARTRELFRLYKQEGDEDARGELVMSHLNLVRFLASKFKNRGEPLDDLIQVGTIGLIKAIDRFDPDRGLEFTTYATPTVLGEIKRHFRDKGWSVRVPRRLQELSAKVNQATDGLTKELQRTPSTEEVAAKLGVSVDEVLEAMESSSAYTSVPLEGGGSDEDETPAVIDHYASVDEDLTSADDRMVIEDTIRDFSPREQEVIRMRFNDGLTQIEIAKRLGISQVQVSRLLRRTLKKLQEKVDPEGLMK; this comes from the coding sequence ATGCCTAACGAATCGACAGAGCTCACCGCCGAGCAGCGCGCCGAGGCGAGACGTGCCGCGGCGGCCGCCACGCGAGACCTCCCGGGCACGCCCAAGGGCAAGCTCGCCTGGGACAAGGCCCGCACGCGCGAGCTCTTCCGCCTCTACAAGCAGGAGGGCGACGAGGACGCGCGTGGCGAGCTCGTGATGAGCCACCTCAACCTCGTGCGCTTCCTCGCGAGCAAGTTCAAGAACCGCGGCGAGCCGCTCGACGACCTCATCCAGGTGGGCACGATCGGCCTCATCAAGGCCATCGACCGCTTTGACCCCGACCGCGGCCTTGAGTTCACCACCTACGCCACGCCCACGGTCCTGGGCGAGATAAAGCGCCACTTCCGCGACAAGGGCTGGAGCGTCCGCGTGCCGCGTCGTTTGCAGGAGCTGTCCGCCAAGGTCAACCAGGCTACCGACGGGCTCACCAAGGAGCTCCAGCGTACGCCCTCCACTGAGGAGGTCGCCGCCAAGCTCGGGGTCTCCGTGGACGAGGTGCTCGAGGCCATGGAGTCTTCGAGCGCCTACACCTCCGTGCCGCTCGAGGGCGGTGGCTCGGACGAGGACGAGACGCCCGCCGTCATCGACCACTACGCGAGCGTGGACGAGGACCTCACCTCGGCCGACGACCGCATGGTCATCGAGGACACCATCCGCGACTTCTCGCCCCGCGAGCAGGAGGTCATCCGGATGCGCTTCAACGACGGCCTCACGCAGATAGAGATCGCCAAGCGCCTGGGCATCTCCCAGGTGCAGGTGAGCCGCCTTCTGCGTCGCACGCTCAAGAAGCTGCAGGAAAAGGTTGACCCCGAGGGGCTCATGAAGTGA
- a CDS encoding prepilin peptidase, with translation MSLVWLAAAVLVALSAWAAVVDARTRRIPNACCAGVAACGVCLQLARLATGAIPPLGKPLMAFVAACAVLLAGFAAEMLYRRVAGRAGLGLGDVKLAAAWAVSLGWLVVPAFAVACLFGAVWALATRQRTFALGPWLSAAFAGTLLLTCLVS, from the coding sequence GTGAGTCTCGTGTGGCTTGCGGCGGCGGTGCTGGTTGCCCTGAGCGCGTGGGCTGCCGTGGTTGATGCGCGGACCCGCAGGATTCCCAACGCGTGCTGCGCGGGCGTTGCGGCGTGCGGCGTGTGCCTGCAGCTTGCTCGTCTTGCCACGGGTGCGATTCCCCCGCTCGGCAAGCCGCTCATGGCCTTTGTTGCGGCATGTGCGGTTCTGCTCGCAGGCTTTGCCGCGGAGATGCTGTACCGGCGCGTGGCTGGTCGGGCCGGGCTTGGCCTAGGCGACGTCAAGCTCGCGGCCGCCTGGGCGGTTTCGCTCGGCTGGCTTGTGGTCCCGGCGTTTGCCGTGGCCTGTCTGTTTGGCGCCGTATGGGCTCTGGCGACGAGGCAGCGCACGTTTGCGCTTGGCCCGTGGCTTTCGGCTGCTTTTGCGGGTACCCTGCTCCTCACGTGCCTCGTTTCCTAG
- a CDS encoding ATP-binding protein, whose product MSQNVSITVPADPEYARPVRMLAANLAVLAGLSVEDVEDARMVAEEGFVWCCATEPDAVAIEFKVGEGNVAISYAFGPSELAEDDQTSTYAELILSAVCDECSYDEATRTLRLTKSADVADA is encoded by the coding sequence ATGAGCCAGAACGTATCCATTACCGTTCCCGCAGATCCCGAGTACGCGCGCCCCGTCCGTATGCTCGCCGCAAACCTCGCCGTGCTCGCGGGCCTTTCCGTGGAGGACGTGGAGGACGCCCGCATGGTGGCCGAGGAGGGCTTCGTGTGGTGCTGCGCCACCGAGCCGGACGCGGTTGCCATCGAGTTCAAGGTGGGCGAGGGCAATGTGGCCATCTCGTACGCCTTTGGCCCCTCCGAGCTTGCCGAGGACGACCAGACCTCGACCTATGCCGAGCTCATCCTCTCCGCCGTGTGCGACGAGTGCTCCTATGACGAGGCCACGCGCACGCTGCGGCTCACGAAGAGTGCGGACGTTGCCGATGCCTAA
- a CDS encoding YqeG family HAD IIIA-type phosphatase: MSLVRPWRLERAITDVDVEELVSLGVRCVLFDRDNTVVPRDTGEAPADVMEWISRVRAAGIALCMVSNNFHTQQVEASAAELGCVVVHHAMKPAPFAVRRALSLVGVEAREAVLIGDQVFTDVMAGNLAGVRTILVEPQSTSDLWYTHIFRVFERAIGARR, encoded by the coding sequence ATGAGTCTTGTCAGGCCCTGGCGCCTCGAGCGCGCCATCACCGACGTCGACGTTGAGGAGCTTGTCTCTCTCGGCGTTCGCTGCGTGCTGTTCGACCGTGACAACACCGTGGTCCCCCGAGATACGGGCGAGGCACCCGCCGATGTCATGGAGTGGATCTCTCGCGTGCGTGCGGCGGGCATCGCGCTGTGCATGGTGTCGAACAACTTTCACACCCAGCAGGTCGAGGCGAGCGCGGCCGAGCTTGGGTGCGTCGTGGTGCACCATGCCATGAAGCCTGCGCCCTTTGCGGTGAGGCGAGCGCTTTCGCTCGTGGGCGTCGAGGCTCGCGAGGCCGTGCTCATTGGCGACCAGGTGTTCACCGATGTCATGGCCGGCAACCTTGCGGGCGTGCGCACGATCCTCGTTGAGCCCCAGAGCACGAGCGATTTGTGGTACACGCACATCTTCCGCGTGTTCGAGCGGGCGATAGGCGCGCGCAGGTGA
- the alaS gene encoding alanine--tRNA ligase, with protein sequence MSTADFPTMTTAEIRSTFLNFFEERGLKLYPSSSLVPEDPSLLLANAGMNQFKEYYQGKKTMKEIGACSCQKCVRTNDIDCIGEDGRHLSFFEMLGDFSFGGVSKQQACAWAFELITEKFKLPLDRLYFTVFTDDDETHDVWRSLGVPEDHISRLGEDDNFWAAGPTGPCGPCSEIYFDQGEDVGCGKPDCKPGCDCDRFLEFWNLVFTQYDRQEDGSMPELPHRNLDTGMGLERMAAILQHKSANYDGDIMQGLIKLGEQISGKSYDPEAYSGPSRSLRIIADHARAVDFMISDGILPGNEGREYVLRRLLRRAVFHGRLLGIEGAFLTKFIDAVNEIMGGAYPELLKNVALVKGIVSAEEERFSTTLDTGRAYLDEALDGLDAGTTLPGDVAFKLHDTYGFPIDLTVEIAQGAGHDVDMDAFDACMAEQKSRARAAANRDAWGDFNNVWTALSDELAPTEFDGYEHNELKGAKVVAIVADGERVSEAAEGSKVEVLLDRTPFYAEMGGQVGDTGTLVSEAAKLEVTDTKGHNGLYAHVAKVFEGTLHEGDVVTASIDAHRRELIRRNHTATHLLDAALKSVLGEHVNQAGSLVDDGRLRFDFTHFEALTAEQLHEVEDLVNVEIFSAKPVVTKVCDIEEAKAAGAVALFGEKYGDVVRMVSCGTEDVPFSRELCGGTHARNTSELGLFKIVSESSTGSNVRRIEAVTSLGALAWLDERNEALDAVAAELKCRPEDAAGRIADIKAGAREAEAKLKQALLGGSSDKIQAAMGAAIDCGSYKAVIARMDGLEAGELREAWDAIRDKANGGDVACFLATATPEGKVALLAAATDGAVKAGFGAGDVIRKVAEHVGGRGGGRPNMAQAGGKDAAGIEAALAAAREMLA encoded by the coding sequence ATGAGCACCGCTGACTTTCCGACCATGACCACCGCCGAGATTCGCTCGACGTTCCTCAACTTCTTTGAGGAGCGTGGCCTCAAGCTCTACCCGAGCTCCTCGCTCGTGCCGGAGGACCCCTCGCTGCTTCTTGCCAACGCCGGCATGAACCAGTTCAAGGAGTACTACCAGGGCAAGAAGACCATGAAGGAGATCGGCGCCTGCTCCTGCCAGAAGTGCGTGCGCACCAACGACATCGACTGCATCGGCGAGGACGGCCGTCACCTCTCGTTCTTCGAGATGCTCGGCGACTTCTCCTTCGGCGGCGTCTCCAAGCAGCAGGCCTGCGCCTGGGCCTTCGAGCTCATCACCGAGAAGTTCAAGCTTCCGCTTGACCGCCTCTACTTCACCGTCTTCACAGACGACGACGAGACCCACGATGTCTGGCGCTCGCTGGGCGTTCCCGAGGACCATATCTCGCGCCTCGGCGAGGACGACAACTTCTGGGCCGCCGGCCCCACCGGCCCCTGCGGCCCCTGCTCCGAGATCTACTTTGACCAGGGCGAGGACGTGGGCTGCGGCAAGCCGGACTGCAAGCCGGGCTGCGACTGCGACCGCTTCCTCGAGTTCTGGAATCTCGTGTTCACGCAGTATGACCGCCAGGAGGACGGCTCCATGCCGGAGCTGCCGCACCGCAACCTCGACACGGGCATGGGCCTGGAGCGCATGGCCGCCATCCTGCAGCACAAGAGCGCCAACTACGACGGCGACATCATGCAGGGCCTCATCAAGCTCGGCGAGCAGATCTCCGGCAAGAGCTACGACCCGGAGGCCTACTCCGGCCCGTCGCGCTCGCTGCGCATCATCGCCGACCACGCCCGCGCCGTTGACTTCATGATCTCTGACGGCATCCTTCCGGGCAACGAGGGCCGTGAGTACGTCCTGCGTCGTCTGCTGCGTCGCGCCGTGTTCCATGGCCGCCTGCTGGGCATCGAGGGCGCCTTCCTCACGAAGTTCATCGATGCCGTGAACGAGATCATGGGCGGGGCCTACCCTGAGCTGCTCAAGAACGTCGCGCTGGTCAAGGGCATCGTCTCGGCCGAGGAGGAGCGCTTCTCCACGACGCTCGATACCGGCCGCGCCTACCTCGACGAGGCGCTCGATGGCCTAGACGCCGGCACCACGCTGCCCGGCGACGTTGCCTTCAAGCTGCACGACACCTACGGCTTCCCCATCGACCTCACGGTCGAGATTGCCCAGGGTGCGGGCCACGACGTTGACATGGACGCCTTCGATGCCTGCATGGCAGAGCAGAAGAGCCGCGCCCGAGCCGCCGCCAACCGCGACGCCTGGGGTGACTTCAACAACGTCTGGACCGCCCTGTCCGACGAGCTGGCCCCCACCGAGTTCGATGGCTACGAGCACAACGAGCTCAAGGGCGCCAAGGTTGTTGCCATCGTGGCAGACGGCGAGCGCGTGAGCGAGGCCGCCGAGGGCTCCAAGGTCGAGGTTCTGCTCGACCGCACGCCGTTCTACGCCGAGATGGGCGGCCAGGTGGGCGACACCGGCACGCTCGTCTCCGAGGCTGCCAAGCTCGAGGTCACGGACACGAAGGGTCACAACGGCCTGTACGCGCACGTGGCAAAGGTCTTTGAGGGCACGCTCCACGAGGGTGACGTCGTGACCGCCTCGATCGACGCTCACCGCCGCGAGCTCATCCGTCGCAACCACACGGCCACGCACCTGCTCGACGCCGCGCTCAAGTCTGTGCTCGGCGAGCACGTCAACCAGGCGGGGTCTCTCGTGGACGACGGCCGCCTGCGCTTTGACTTCACGCACTTCGAGGCCCTCACGGCCGAGCAGCTGCACGAGGTCGAAGACCTCGTGAACGTCGAGATCTTCTCGGCCAAGCCGGTCGTCACGAAGGTCTGCGACATTGAGGAGGCCAAGGCCGCCGGTGCCGTTGCCCTGTTTGGCGAGAAGTACGGCGACGTGGTGCGCATGGTCTCCTGCGGCACCGAGGACGTGCCGTTCAGCCGCGAGCTTTGCGGCGGCACGCACGCCCGCAACACCTCCGAGCTCGGCCTGTTCAAGATTGTCTCCGAGTCCTCCACGGGCTCCAACGTCCGCCGCATCGAGGCCGTGACGAGCCTGGGCGCCCTTGCCTGGCTCGACGAGCGCAACGAAGCCCTCGACGCCGTGGCCGCCGAGCTCAAGTGCCGCCCCGAGGACGCCGCCGGCCGCATCGCCGACATCAAGGCGGGCGCCCGCGAGGCCGAGGCCAAGCTCAAGCAGGCCCTTCTCGGCGGTTCTTCCGACAAGATCCAGGCCGCCATGGGCGCCGCCATCGACTGCGGCTCCTACAAGGCCGTCATCGCCCGTATGGACGGCCTCGAGGCCGGCGAGCTGCGCGAGGCCTGGGACGCCATCCGCGACAAGGCCAACGGCGGCGACGTCGCGTGCTTCCTGGCCACGGCCACGCCCGAGGGCAAGGTGGCCCTCCTTGCCGCCGCCACCGACGGCGCCGTGAAGGCCGGCTTTGGCGCCGGCGACGTCATCCGCAAGGTTGCCGAGCACGTTGGCGGTCGTGGCGGCGGCCGTCCCAACATGGCTCAGGCCGGCGGCAAGGACGCCGCGGGCATCGAGGCCGCGCTCGCCGCCGCCCGCGAGATGCTGGCCTAA
- the mltG gene encoding endolytic transglycosylase MltG, with the protein MTDSSRRRSPRFSTGGGAAGSSRPSASGRRFSAPSGARAHAGRSGQPRVRPAAHSPRRPATAPVRGSRARQAAGMQSLAAPRSRSQREAARRGGHSRKAPVIAGIAAAALVVVVGLAFVISRVFGGGAGQDTLPNQGEQVEVVIDDGSGANAVAAKLKDAGVIANTDDFITQARKQKADSQLKSGAYVFTVGQDIDSIISQLISGPNSTSGRLTVPEGLTVPQTARLVSEALSVSGDDFIAQAKASNYVADYPFLANAADDSLEGFLCPKTYDFSGRSDVTADAVIRAMLDQYNADVASLDFASGEALIADRYGITMSDYDVIKLASIVEREAVTDGQRPKVASVFFNRLKAGMALQSDATMMYVTGGEVTADDLKTESPYNTYLNAGLTPTPICTPSVDSIKAVLSPDDTDYLYFYITQTDEWFSSTYDEHLQAIEENR; encoded by the coding sequence ATGACAGACTCGTCGCGCCGCCGCTCGCCCCGCTTCTCCACAGGCGGGGGAGCGGCGGGTTCGTCTCGCCCCTCTGCGAGCGGGAGGCGCTTCTCGGCGCCCTCTGGTGCCCGTGCGCATGCCGGCCGCTCGGGCCAGCCACGCGTTCGCCCGGCGGCCCACTCGCCAAGGCGCCCCGCCACCGCGCCTGTCCGCGGCTCCCGTGCGCGTCAGGCAGCTGGCATGCAGAGCCTGGCCGCGCCTCGCTCCCGTTCCCAGCGCGAGGCCGCGCGTCGCGGCGGCCACTCCAGAAAGGCTCCCGTCATCGCGGGCATAGCGGCGGCCGCGCTCGTGGTGGTCGTGGGCCTCGCCTTTGTCATCTCTCGCGTGTTCGGGGGAGGAGCGGGGCAGGACACGCTTCCCAACCAGGGCGAGCAGGTGGAGGTCGTCATCGACGACGGCTCCGGTGCCAACGCGGTTGCGGCCAAGCTCAAGGACGCCGGCGTCATCGCGAACACCGATGACTTCATCACGCAGGCGCGCAAGCAGAAGGCAGACTCGCAGCTCAAGAGCGGCGCCTACGTGTTCACGGTGGGCCAGGACATAGATTCCATCATCAGTCAGCTCATCAGTGGCCCCAACTCGACCTCGGGCCGCCTCACCGTTCCCGAGGGGCTCACGGTCCCCCAGACGGCCCGTCTCGTCTCCGAGGCGCTCTCAGTCTCCGGCGATGACTTCATCGCGCAGGCTAAGGCCTCCAACTACGTGGCGGACTATCCGTTCCTTGCCAATGCCGCCGACGACTCGCTCGAGGGCTTCCTGTGCCCCAAGACCTACGACTTCTCCGGACGCAGCGATGTCACTGCGGACGCGGTGATTCGCGCCATGCTCGATCAGTACAACGCGGACGTGGCGTCGCTGGACTTTGCGAGCGGCGAGGCCCTCATCGCAGACCGCTACGGCATCACGATGAGCGACTACGACGTCATCAAGCTTGCCTCCATCGTGGAGCGCGAGGCCGTGACTGACGGACAGCGCCCCAAGGTGGCCTCGGTGTTCTTCAACCGTCTCAAGGCCGGCATGGCGCTGCAGAGCGACGCCACGATGATGTACGTCACGGGCGGCGAGGTCACGGCCGACGACCTCAAGACCGAGAGCCCCTACAACACCTACCTCAACGCTGGCCTTACGCCTACGCCCATCTGCACGCCCTCCGTTGACTCCATCAAGGCGGTCCTCTCGCCAGACGATACGGATTACCTCTACTTCTACATCACCCAGACCGACGAGTGGTTCTCCTCGACCTACGACGAGCACCTCCAGGCCATTGAGGAGAACAGGTAG
- a CDS encoding DUF948 domain-containing protein: MEPMTIALIVLVIAGIWAVVELALTIRQARKSVSELADSVNDTIGEVRPAIAKLDGAIDELQPAVKQIEPILEKASTTVDLINVDLVRVEGILSDVNTVTGTGARVTDAVSGAVEHAASGVAGVAAKVAGRVTGKQPSKLSGHDDPASLEAPKDADAPAAEVAQVNVEQVCGDTGYFTYPAAAQKPEDAAVEQSAASENE, encoded by the coding sequence ATGGAGCCAATGACGATTGCCCTCATCGTCCTGGTCATTGCCGGCATCTGGGCCGTGGTCGAGCTTGCCCTCACCATCCGCCAGGCGCGCAAGAGCGTCTCGGAGCTCGCAGACTCCGTGAACGACACGATCGGCGAGGTGCGTCCCGCCATCGCCAAGCTCGATGGTGCCATCGACGAGCTGCAGCCCGCCGTGAAGCAGATCGAGCCCATCCTCGAGAAGGCCTCCACCACCGTGGATCTCATCAACGTGGACCTCGTGCGCGTCGAGGGCATCCTCTCGGACGTCAACACCGTGACCGGTACGGGCGCCCGCGTGACCGACGCCGTCTCCGGTGCCGTGGAGCACGCGGCGAGCGGTGTGGCAGGCGTGGCGGCAAAGGTGGCCGGAAGGGTCACGGGCAAGCAGCCATCCAAGCTCTCCGGCCATGATGACCCGGCAAGCCTCGAGGCCCCCAAGGACGCGGACGCTCCTGCCGCCGAGGTGGCGCAGGTAAACGTCGAGCAGGTCTGTGGCGACACGGGTTACTTCACCTATCCCGCTGCTGCGCAGAAGCCCGAGGACGCTGCCGTCGAGCAGTCCGCCGCCTCCGAGAACGAGTAG
- the ruvX gene encoding Holliday junction resolvase RuvX, whose amino-acid sequence MRALALDIGEVRIGIAASDASGRVASPVKVLPAAEVLGHARTFRRILEDYEPDVLVCGRPQTMSGEDGPQAERIMAQARQIADACGLPLEFADERLSSSEAKRILREQGLREKQMRGKVDMIAASLFLQAWLDSHGQDDTF is encoded by the coding sequence GTGAGGGCGCTTGCGCTAGACATTGGCGAGGTTCGCATCGGCATCGCCGCGAGCGACGCCTCCGGTCGCGTCGCCAGCCCCGTCAAGGTGCTTCCGGCGGCGGAGGTGCTGGGCCATGCCCGCACCTTCCGCCGCATCCTCGAGGACTACGAGCCAGACGTGCTCGTCTGCGGCCGTCCCCAGACCATGTCTGGCGAGGATGGCCCGCAGGCCGAGCGCATCATGGCTCAGGCCCGTCAGATCGCAGACGCGTGCGGCCTGCCCCTCGAGTTCGCAGACGAGCGGCTCTCCTCCTCCGAGGCCAAGCGCATATTGCGTGAGCAGGGCCTTCGCGAGAAGCAGATGCGTGGCAAGGTTGATATGATTGCAGCGTCGTTGTTCCTGCAAGCTTGGCTTGACTCGCATGGGCAGGACGACACGTTCTAG